From Zea mays cultivar B73 chromosome 3, Zm-B73-REFERENCE-NAM-5.0, whole genome shotgun sequence:
TGGCAGACGGCAGCGCTCGCAGATGGAAGCTGGGGAATGGAGGTGAGCACCTGGTGGCGAGCAGTCGAGTCCCCAAGCTGGCAGACGGCGGCGCGCGTTAGTCCGGCTGCCAACCGAGCGCAAGAAACCCGTAGGGGTATGTTAGTCCGAAGGGGAACACAACCGGCATTAAGATTTGCAAAACATACGTTAACAGAGGGCGGGGGATTAAATGTCCCAAACTGGCGAGGCTGTGAGCTCCATAATACCATACTGGCGATGCGCGGCTGCGGAGTACCAAAGGGGCGAAGCCGCGCGACGAGATTATTACAATCTCAAATAACTCAGTCCTGCTGCGGCCGGAGATCGGCCTGGACATCGACAAGCTCCAGATGTTGCTCTCCTTCAAGGCCCAGGGCGCGCGGCTGGTGGAGGCGTCGCTGGAGGACCACGCGGGCCTCGTCGCCGCCGTAGCGCAGGCCGACGTGGTGGTCTCAGCCATGTCCGGGGCGCACATCCGCAGCCACAATCTCTCCCTGCAGCATAAGCTCGTCGAGGCCATCAAGGAGGCTGGGAACATCAAGGTCTGTCACTTTACATGCTCTTCCAGCTTTCACTATACTTACTAGCTACTAATTCGCGGTTCAGAAAGCTTCCTTTTTATTAATCCATTTTGTTAAGTTTGTTAAGGGTTTGTTTGGTTAGAAGGGGACTGAAGAAAGCTTCCTTTTTAATCCATTTTGTTGATTGAGTTGCATTCCTGAATCCATTTTCTTCTTTGCTGCGCCTGCGCCCCTGCCTCTCTGCTCCGGTCTCCAGTACATCTTCATCTCTGTTCTTCCCAGCCACAGCCCCACCCCCCGTCACCTTTTGGTAACACCACAAACGACTCCACCCATAAAACAACTGAAATTTTAGTGGAAAAATGAGCTCAATCTTGACGGCGAAGTCGGAGTCGGACCCGCACCCAAAATGATGATAATAAATAGAACAAAGAAAGCGGGCGCATCTGATCCCGGGACCACGTGCTTTCTCTGTCTCACGTTCACATCACCGGGCTCTAACTTGTTTCCTAATCCTCGCGCTGTCCCCGGTCGTTCACTGCTTCCAGTAGCCCCTGGCTCCGTCATCCCTGACGGTGAGGTGACGCCACCGCGTCCAGACTGTGTGCTTGTGCTACACAAAGATGATCAGTGGCGGAGGGCGCATCAAAATTAAGGTGTTGCTAAGTAGCAACGAAATAAAATTCACAACATAGTTTAAAAAAATTAAGAGTTATCAGTCATCATGATCATAATCTATTTACAACTAAATGTCATATAGAGAATAAATCTAAAAAAGTGAAAAAGAATTAATAATAGTAAATTAAGGTAAAACTTGTTAAAGAAGTGAAATAAGCCAGTTAAACTAGTAAAAACATTTGTCTAGTTTTCTTATTTTAAATACCTTTTTAATTGGTTGAAGTTCAAATCCTTTTAAGATTCCGCTTCCAACGTACCACATTATCAATGTAGTGAGACTGGTTTTGTCGTGGGGCCTGATTCGGGGTTGGAAAGTAAAAAATCACACGAATGGAAATGGATAGTCACGATTCAATCCATAGAAATGGATACTCACCACCAATCACACGAGTCTGAATGGGACGGATCCGGAGTACTCATGTGCACGTGAAGATGGTCGTGGACGTCGACTTGAGGGTCCATATCAGCGGTGACGCCGCTTCACTTGAGCGGCTCGCCTTCGCAGGGGCCCGAGGGCGACGAAGCTAGCGTACCAACGGTAAGAATGAAAAAACAAAACAACAACTAGAACTAAACCATGATGCTAGATACAAACCATGGGAGATAAACAACCATGAACACTAAACTAGAAGAGTTTGTCTCATATGGATCCACATTAAGAAGGTACAACTAGAGCCAGATGTGACAACCAAATCAGTTGGTGGACAAACACTACACAATACAACACCAAACTGGCCTACCGTGTTCATTTTTTGTGGTACTATCCGATGGTATAGATCCAACATCATCTCGTGCACATGTTCGTAAAACAAGTGCAAACTTTTCGATTGGATAATAAAAAACAAATTACTCACGACATACATCCTTGCCCTTAGCGGTTCGACTGGTCAATATAACTTAGTCAGCCTCACCACTAAGGGAAAGATTGTCTACCGTGAGTAAATTGTTTTTTTAATTGGCCAAGTGAAgagtttgcacttgttctatgCAACAACCCACTAGATCCAAGACTCCATCTTTGTCTCGATTTCTTATTTGCATGAGACATGGAGTAAATGGCAACATTGGAGAATTATGGCACCTCCATCCAACCCTCCAGATGGTGAAAGTTGATCTTGCCATCAAACCTAAAAAAGAAGAGACTAGAGATGGCATGGATACCCATGACCCGATATCCGATGGGTATTTACTTCAAAAGATGATGTATATGGACTAAATATCCTATCTATGGGTCCTTTATTAGGCAAAACCTTCACCTAATGGGTGTACGTGTATTGGAATGCTCCGCCCTCACCCACCCATTGACCCATGGATTTGAAAACCCCAATATAAACTTGGTCTAAACCAAATGACATGAACTTGGTCGAACCCAAAACAACATAAAACCTAACTATATAACATATTTCTACTCTACAACCACAAGTACTAGATATATATTTGGATTGATGGATGTTTGGTATTAGGACTTGGTTCAAAACCTACCGTTTGTATAATGTGTTATTTTGGTAGATGTAAGATGTTAAATCTTTGTGGGtatgggtgacccgatgggtgatTTTGATCCATATTGATATGGGTACGGGAAAATCTATACGCACCAGTGGATATGTGTGACTCGATGAAGTTGTTTTTTTGTCGCGGGTACAGGTATAGAATAGCAATACTTAGTAGGGATTTATCCATTGCCATTTCTTGAGCTGAGGGCCTTCTTGTACGTAAAATCTTCTTTTCCTCTTAATGGATTGGCAGAATCCCTGCCCTTTTTTTTCAAAAAAGATCACACTACGAACAAATTAAGAAACTAATGCAAACAACAAAATAAAAATACCCTTTGACATGTACGGACTCTCATATATGTAGTTCAAtatataaataaacaacaaaagatGAAGAGGTGCTGAGTCTAAATAAACTTACGTTATTGTGGATGCAGCGTTTTATACCATCGGAATTCGGCATGGATCCATCCAAGATGGGGCATGCTCTTGAACCAGGAAGGGTTACATTTGATGAAAAGATGGACCTAAGGCGTGCAATAGAAGATGCCAACATTCCTCACACCTATGTTTCTGCCAATTGCTTTGCTGCTTACTTCTGCCCAAACCTATGTCAGATGCGCACCCTTTTGCCGCCCAAAGAAAAAGTTCATGTATATGGAGACGGCAATGTCAAAGGTAAAACTTTGTACAATACTTGTTTTCTCCTCTGTCCATAATTCCTTTTGTATTTAATCTGACATATGTGTACACTGTGTACACATATCTCTCTCTAGCTCTAACTAATGTTTCTTTAATTGATCACAAATATATATTATTTGCTTTCTCATACGTGGAGTGTACACGTATATAACACGGCATGTTTCCACTAAATTATTTGAAATACAACTTCACCATACTATCAAcgtgtttggtttaaggaataAGGTAGTACATCATCTACTCCTCACTTTTTCCTCACTTTCTTATTTGGTCGGTATAATAGAataagttgatccatcaccatttCATTCCTCATAGACTAGTAATTAGTAATAATATGAGGAATGAGTTTATTCTACCAAATTTATATAATGGTCTATAGAatcgaatgagttgatccatcaccatttCATTCCTCATAGACTAGTAATTAGTAATAATATGACGAATGAGTTCATTTCAACAAATTTATAGAATGAACTCAAGATGTACCACCTGATCTAGAATGAATTGATTCTTCATACCAAACACCCCCTATATGTACATGATTTTCCTATTTAATTTGAATGTGAATCAATACCATGCATGTCCCTTGTAAAACATACCGTATCTTAAATCAGAGGTGACCTTGAGGTTTTAGGGGTCTAAGACAAGATTTAAAATAGTGACCCTTCTAATTATTTTTGATATATAAATATTAACAATATAAATAGTCAAGGTACATCTAAAAATATGTTATATCAAGCAACAAGTAAATGAAAAGATACATATTATGGTATTACCTTAAAAGTTTTTTCTAACATGTTTAGATGGAAAGTCATTGATGATGGTGTCAATATCAATCTTATCCATTAATATCTTCTCAGTGCACAAAATAGCCAAACTATTTAACTTTTCTAGAGACATTTCGGACCTCAAATAATTATTCAACAACTTCATCTTTGAAAAGCTTCTTCCTGCTGGTGTCACATTTGTTGAGTTAGCAGCATCCAGTCTGTAATCGTGTCAATGTTTATTAGCATGTAGGTGTGCATTAGTTAGCTTGTTTATGGCTTAATAATATTTGTAATAGTGCGTAGAATCATGGGCATGCAGGAGATTGCACTCTGCGCGCCATGACCGCGTCAAATGCCACTTCCCCGTCATGCAGTGTCGGTCGTGCATGTCGCACGACGAGCCTAGAAAAGCTCGATCGTGCAGCTGCTCAGCATGGCGGGGGAAGCGGATCTTAGGCCATTTATATTGACAAGTAATGCACAGAAAAGGTTGCGTGATTTGCAACAGAAATTCTCCGTTGTCTGGTTCCCAGTTTCAGCCGTGGTGATCGCGTTCTGGCGCCGCGCCACCAGTTCATCCGTTCGCCGTGAGTGTTTGCGAGCTCGTCTGGTCGCTGTGAGTGTTCATGTTCTATCAatctggtatcagagccggtgaaGTAGAAGCGAGTTCTTTCGTGCCGGCTACCGATGAACACCATGAGCGACGCGACAGCTTCCAGCGGCAGCGTATGATGGAATAAGTCATGTGGTCAGCAGCAGTTGCAGTTTTGACTGCTGCAGGACAGCAGCAATTGCAGCAGGACAACATGCAGCAGTCTTTTTGACTGCGCaggacagcagtagcagcagtcttttgactgcgCAGCAGCAACAACCTTTTGACTGCTGCAGGACAGCAGCAGTTGCAGCAGGACAGCATGCAGCTGCAGTCTTTTGACTGCGCAGGACAGCAGTAGCAGCACAGCAGAGGACAGCAGTAGCAGCACAGCAGTTTTGACTGCACTTTAGTATCTAAAGGACAACACCTGTGTGCTGCAGCGTGTAGTGTAGTGTGTAGTGCagtgtagtgcagcccctagggctataaatatgtgtccccaacccctctaagggtatggcattgtgtagtgtttgaagaaataaacagaaaattgccccaactcatagtgtcatcctctgatgagagttagagtccctctacttacaattggtatcagagccaaactatcctgcagcctaaacatctcgtgctcatctccttcccgtgcctctccccacactcagtcggtagcaagagctccaactgttccttcctcccctgctcagacgagcagcctttcgtctgagacagcctcttccacacgcagcgacccctcactagcccaccatgtccctacgctcggccacttcgagtgcgcggcgccagcaggaggccgaggtcgccgcggcacaagaacgcgagcgagcagcagcagcggctgcagcgacagcggcgagggcagcacggttggcggcggcggaactggcagcggcgagagcggaagtagaagcagcggaggcggcggatgctgcacgtgcggcggcaacagagctcgaggttctgcgcggcagtagagctggcagctctgcttctgtcgacgacaacaccgacgacgagctcaggctggcgagggaagcagcgcgagagcaggcggcacagtgggcagccgcgcatccccatgggggcgcgcgtggcggcagcccggataggcgccgacacgctgacggcgctccaggcgggggcgcacgcggcggcagcccagacgggcgtagacgcgccggcggtgctcccggcggcggcgaccgagtcgacggagatcgcggcctctacaggcggcgcggttctccctccccggatcggtaccatggtcgccgcatggcccaggccattgtcagggacatcggtcccggcggtgggtggcctaccctcaccaagaccaactacgtcgagtgggccgcggtgatgagggtacggctccaggttcgccacatgtgggaagcagttcgttacgacgacgtcgactaccacgaggatcggcgggcgctggatgccctcattgctgcagtcctgcccgagatgcagttttcgctttcccagaagcggactgccaaggaggcctgggacgccatcgctgcgacccgcatcggcagcgatcgtgcccgcaagaccacactgcaggcacttcgcaaggagtgggagaacctggccttcaagccaggtgaggatgttgatgactttgctctccgcctcaacactctgttgcagaagatggtgcagttcggcgatgacacctacgatgaggagagagctgttgagaagctcttccgttgcatccccgagaagtacaggcagattgctcgctcgatcgagtctctgctagacctctccacgatgacgatcgaagaggcgattggtcgcctcaaggtggtcgacggcgacgaaccacaggctctctctgggcctatcactatcggcgggaagctacatctcactcgggagcagtgggaggcctgccagggtgacaagaagggggagtcctcctcctcgacacgaggccgcaaacgcggcaagccgcgcaagccgcgtggaggcgcccaggccggggcgcgaggacatgctgagggtggtgcacgtggaggtgcccaaggcggcgccgtcggcaacaagaagccggcacgagacgacagctgccacaactgcggcaagcttggccactgggccagggattgtcggcagccacgac
This genomic window contains:
- the LOC103650598 gene encoding isoflavone reductase homolog; this translates as MEKSRVLVVGGTGYIGRRLVRASLAQGHPTLILLRPEIGLDIDKLQMLLSFKAQGARLVEASLEDHAGLVAAVAQADVVVSAMSGAHIRSHNLSLQHKLVEAIKEAGNIKRFIPSEFGMDPSKMGHALEPGRVTFDEKMDLRRAIEDANIPHTYVSANCFAAYFCPNLCQMRTLLPPKEKVHVYGDGNVKAIFCDEDDVATYTIKSVDDPRALNKTLYIRPPENILTQNDVISKWEKLSGNVLEKIHIPADEFLASMKGTDLANQAGVGHYYHIFYEGCLTNFEIGDDGADATLLYPEVQYTRMDEYMKRYV